The following are from one region of the Magnetococcus sp. PR-3 genome:
- a CDS encoding ribose-phosphate pyrophosphokinase: protein MSLHQKMRIFSGTSNPELAERISDYLGTTLGEVTVRRFSDGEIFVQIDENVRGRDVFIVQPTSAPTNANLMELLIMVDALRRASAGHITAVIPYYGYARQDRKEAGRTPITAKLVADLLEAAGVERTLTLDLHAGQIQGFFNMPVDNLYASPVLLEAIRNKGLADVVVVSPDVGGVVRARGYAKRLNVELAIIDKRRPAPNVAEIHHIIGDIEGKDCLIVDDMVDTAGTMCAAANALLAQGANSVHAACTHGVLSGPAIERIEKSAISNFMITDTIRLSERGRECDKIEVHTVANLLGEAIRRISDAESVSSLFV, encoded by the coding sequence ATGAGCCTCCATCAGAAAATGCGTATTTTCTCTGGCACTTCCAATCCTGAGTTGGCAGAACGTATCTCCGACTATCTGGGTACGACCTTAGGGGAGGTGACCGTTCGTCGTTTCTCTGATGGTGAAATCTTTGTCCAGATTGATGAGAATGTTCGTGGTCGGGATGTCTTTATCGTGCAACCGACATCCGCCCCAACCAATGCCAATTTGATGGAGCTGTTGATCATGGTGGATGCTCTCCGCCGTGCATCAGCTGGGCACATCACGGCAGTGATCCCTTATTACGGCTATGCACGTCAAGATCGTAAAGAGGCTGGGCGTACACCCATCACCGCCAAATTGGTTGCGGACTTGTTGGAAGCCGCTGGTGTTGAGCGCACGCTGACGCTGGATCTTCACGCAGGTCAGATCCAAGGCTTCTTTAATATGCCGGTGGACAACCTGTACGCTTCTCCTGTTTTGCTGGAGGCTATCCGCAATAAAGGCTTGGCGGATGTGGTTGTGGTCTCGCCAGATGTGGGTGGTGTGGTCCGTGCCCGTGGCTATGCCAAACGCTTAAATGTGGAACTGGCCATTATCGATAAACGGCGCCCTGCACCGAACGTGGCTGAGATTCACCACATCATTGGTGACATTGAAGGCAAAGATTGTCTAATTGTGGATGATATGGTGGATACCGCCGGTACCATGTGTGCGGCGGCCAATGCGTTGTTGGCCCAAGGTGCAAACTCGGTTCATGCTGCTTGTACCCACGGTGTACTATCTGGGCCAGCCATTGAGCGTATTGAGAAATCAGCCATCAGCAACTTTATGATTACCGATACCATCCGCCTCTCAGAGCGTGGACGGGAGTGTGACAAGATTGAAGTGCACACGGTGGCTAATCTGCTGGGTGAAGCAATTCGACGTATCTCGGATGCCGAATCGGTCAGCTCTCTATTTGTTTAA
- a CDS encoding 4-(cytidine 5'-diphospho)-2-C-methyl-D-erythritol kinase, which yields MSPTVVYEAPAKLNLTLRVVGRRADGYHLLETVMVYFPLYDLLTFELLDHDRIELTCTPAVTAEMSENLVYQAAQLLKTRYGVRQGVRIHVQKHIPHGAGLGGGSSDCATTLLALNQLWQLGVDNPTLRDIGVGLGADVPIFLFQQAALAEGIGEQLTPIKSLPDWHVVIVNPGLELSTVEVFKAHAAHVQGVYSTPGAAQQWAQQGIERVEQLENDLQTVAMALCPEVGTVLDALTGVGASGVCMSGSGATCFGVFDSKVKALEAQKNLQDKYAQWVVIEGGIQVEHVLYGRV from the coding sequence ATGTCCCCTACGGTTGTTTATGAGGCCCCTGCTAAGCTGAACCTGACGTTACGTGTGGTGGGGCGTCGGGCCGATGGTTATCATTTGTTAGAGACCGTTATGGTCTATTTTCCGCTGTATGATCTGCTTACCTTTGAGCTTTTGGACCATGATCGCATCGAACTTACATGCACACCGGCCGTGACCGCAGAGATGTCTGAAAATCTGGTCTATCAGGCTGCACAGCTTTTAAAAACGCGGTATGGGGTCAGGCAAGGGGTGCGTATTCATGTGCAGAAGCATATTCCCCATGGGGCAGGGCTGGGTGGGGGGTCTTCAGATTGTGCAACCACTCTGTTGGCCTTGAACCAGCTGTGGCAGTTGGGGGTAGACAACCCCACATTACGTGACATTGGGGTTGGTCTAGGTGCGGATGTGCCTATTTTCCTTTTTCAGCAGGCCGCTTTAGCGGAGGGCATTGGTGAGCAACTCACGCCCATCAAAAGTTTACCAGACTGGCATGTGGTGATTGTAAACCCAGGTTTAGAGCTCTCTACGGTTGAGGTGTTCAAGGCCCACGCGGCCCATGTGCAAGGGGTCTATTCGACCCCTGGTGCTGCCCAGCAGTGGGCCCAGCAGGGTATTGAGCGGGTTGAGCAGCTTGAAAATGATCTGCAGACGGTGGCCATGGCACTTTGTCCGGAAGTCGGGACCGTGTTGGATGCTTTGACAGGGGTTGGGGCCAGTGGCGTATGTATGTCGGGTAGTGGTGCGACCTGTTTTGGGGTGTTTGACAGTAAGGTGAAGGCGCTTGAGGCTCAAAAGAATCTTCAAGACAAATATGCCCAGTGGGTTGTAATTGAAGGTGGAATTCAAGTTGAACACGTTCTTTACGGTCGGGTTTAA
- a CDS encoding tetratricopeptide repeat protein — MGCTWAVEGGLSQSDAAGAPDKIKKAVHYYTPEERLANMTASYSFLVGHMMLRDHNWKGAETAFTSVVDSDPTALESRVMVARLAMQRSDFKKALIHARKVVDQAPNHELARSTLARILRALKRYPEAVVQYESILKQDANKSGVRLVLAQLLGRVGRAAESSAVVEELFAHPLMGWRAELAVGRAWLHQKDLNQALVSFTRARDLAPEQLEPTLALGSVLQDLKKSQEAETIYRAYLEEHPGSQVVHTRLGRLLLNVDDREGALAVFTNLQKLAPSSVQAHLSSAFILLSQERFEEALEALRLAEVQQPDNPSIRYYLGQALESLKRDDEAVIEYAKVQPGQTFYPESQIRVAYLQSDLGREMEGVQIVENLHKSHPKRVDVMLALNFLQLQTDQYEKVIVTTRAGLLLDPDESRFLFNRAMAYDKLGRWKAAEADLEAYIKVNPNDAHALNYLGYTWADRNENLEDSLRLLKKAAKLAPGDGFITDSLGWVLFRMNRLDESVHTMREAVRLQPDDATIVEHLGDVLKAVGRNKEAANFWKKSLKINPDNDKLKEKLRHLKLP; from the coding sequence GTGGGATGCACCTGGGCTGTGGAAGGGGGTCTCTCCCAGTCTGATGCCGCAGGCGCACCCGACAAGATAAAAAAAGCCGTACATTACTATACCCCAGAAGAGCGTTTGGCGAATATGACGGCCAGTTACAGCTTTTTGGTGGGGCATATGATGCTGCGTGACCATAATTGGAAAGGGGCTGAAACAGCCTTTACCAGTGTGGTGGATAGTGACCCGACCGCGTTAGAGTCGCGTGTGATGGTGGCCCGTCTGGCCATGCAACGCAGTGATTTCAAAAAAGCGCTGATCCATGCCCGCAAGGTTGTTGATCAAGCCCCCAATCATGAACTGGCCCGAAGCACCCTGGCGCGTATTCTACGCGCACTTAAACGCTATCCTGAAGCTGTTGTGCAGTATGAGTCGATCCTAAAGCAGGATGCTAACAAGAGTGGTGTACGGCTGGTTTTAGCACAACTGCTGGGGCGGGTAGGGCGTGCAGCAGAGTCGTCCGCTGTGGTTGAAGAGCTCTTTGCCCACCCTCTTATGGGGTGGCGGGCAGAGCTGGCCGTTGGGCGTGCTTGGTTACACCAAAAAGATCTAAACCAGGCCCTTGTTTCATTTACACGTGCCCGTGATCTGGCCCCAGAACAGCTGGAGCCCACGTTGGCATTGGGCTCTGTGCTACAAGATCTGAAAAAGAGTCAAGAAGCAGAGACCATTTACCGGGCCTATCTTGAGGAGCACCCTGGCAGTCAAGTGGTGCATACCCGTCTTGGTCGCTTGCTGTTAAATGTGGATGACCGAGAGGGGGCTCTGGCGGTTTTTACCAATCTTCAAAAATTGGCGCCAAGCAGTGTGCAGGCTCACCTGAGTAGTGCCTTTATACTGCTCTCTCAAGAGCGCTTTGAAGAAGCCTTGGAGGCCTTGCGCCTTGCCGAGGTGCAGCAGCCGGATAACCCGAGCATTCGCTACTATCTGGGGCAGGCGTTGGAGTCTCTTAAGCGGGATGACGAGGCCGTTATTGAGTATGCAAAGGTGCAGCCCGGCCAAACGTTCTATCCAGAATCACAGATTCGTGTGGCTTATCTGCAATCGGATCTAGGCCGTGAGATGGAAGGGGTGCAGATTGTTGAAAATCTGCACAAGTCCCATCCTAAGCGTGTGGATGTAATGTTGGCGCTTAATTTTCTGCAGCTGCAGACAGATCAGTATGAAAAAGTGATCGTGACAACCCGCGCAGGGTTGTTGTTGGATCCCGATGAGTCCCGTTTTCTCTTCAACCGAGCCATGGCCTACGACAAACTGGGGCGGTGGAAGGCTGCTGAAGCCGACTTGGAAGCCTATATCAAGGTTAATCCCAACGATGCCCACGCCCTCAACTATCTGGGGTATACCTGGGCAGACCGGAATGAAAACTTGGAGGACTCCCTTCGGCTGCTGAAGAAGGCGGCCAAACTGGCACCGGGTGATGGCTTTATTACCGATAGCCTGGGTTGGGTGTTGTTCCGTATGAATCGCTTGGATGAGTCGGTTCACACCATGCGGGAGGCCGTGCGCCTACAGCCGGATGATGCTACCATCGTGGAACATCTTGGGGATGTGCTCAAAGCTGTCGGACGCAATAAAGAAGCCGCCAACTTTTGGAAAAAATCCCTGAAGATCAATCCGGATAACGACAAACTCAAGGAGAAGTTACGCCATTTGAAGCTGCCTTGA
- the rpmB gene encoding 50S ribosomal protein L28, which translates to MARKKTLGGKAPQAGNKVSHSQRKTRRKWMPNIQTKALWSMALGQSVKVTISTSALRSVDNAGGLDNYLLKTLPSELTPSMRKVARQIRERKIAA; encoded by the coding sequence GTGGCACGTAAAAAAACTCTGGGTGGCAAAGCCCCCCAAGCTGGTAACAAAGTCTCCCACTCCCAACGCAAAACCCGTCGGAAGTGGATGCCTAACATTCAGACCAAAGCACTTTGGAGCATGGCTCTAGGTCAGTCTGTCAAAGTCACCATTTCCACCAGCGCCCTGCGCTCTGTGGACAATGCGGGTGGTTTGGACAACTACCTGCTCAAGACCTTGCCTTCTGAACTGACCCCTTCCATGCGTAAGGTGGCCCGTCAGATCCGCGAGCGTAAAATCGCTGCCTAA
- a CDS encoding cofactor-independent phosphoglycerate mutase yields MKYVVFLGDGMSDDPIAALDGQTPLMVAKTPNLDRMVKEGVGGWSRNTPDGFEPGSDVANLGVLGYDVRESYSGRSPLEAAAMGVELRDGDVAFRCNMVSLSSDYRIMADFSAGHITSEEAAELIKTLDEKLGSSAFEFHPGVSYRHLLVWRGGRVDLKCRPPHDISDKEIADHLPSGPDADPIRALMMDSREILADHPVNKKREAEGKAPANSIWLWGHGYRPQLAHFKDRFGKSGAMITAVDLMRGIANCIDFENIVVPGATGWIDTDYVGKANACMDALKRHDLVFVHVESPDESGHAGRMDYKIQAIEDFDAKIVGPVLTYLEAQGAYRAVALPDHPTPVDTKTHNMNPVPFAMCGTGIKPDENRAYDENLLEKGSVSYDPGIDMMADMLRS; encoded by the coding sequence ATGAAGTATGTGGTGTTTCTTGGTGATGGTATGAGTGATGATCCCATTGCCGCTTTAGATGGCCAAACCCCTTTAATGGTGGCCAAAACCCCCAATTTAGATCGTATGGTTAAAGAGGGGGTTGGTGGCTGGAGTCGTAACACACCGGATGGCTTTGAGCCCGGTAGTGATGTGGCCAACCTTGGGGTCTTAGGGTATGACGTAAGAGAGAGTTACAGCGGGCGCTCTCCCCTGGAAGCCGCTGCTATGGGGGTTGAGCTGCGTGATGGTGATGTGGCCTTCCGCTGTAATATGGTCTCTTTGTCCAGTGATTATCGCATCATGGCTGATTTTTCAGCGGGGCATATTACCAGTGAAGAGGCTGCTGAACTCATTAAAACTCTGGATGAAAAGTTGGGTAGTTCAGCGTTTGAGTTCCACCCTGGTGTCAGCTATCGGCATCTGTTGGTGTGGCGGGGTGGGCGGGTAGACCTAAAGTGCCGCCCCCCTCATGATATCTCTGATAAGGAAATCGCCGATCATCTACCTTCTGGGCCGGATGCGGACCCCATCCGCGCTTTGATGATGGATTCCCGTGAGATTCTTGCGGATCACCCCGTCAATAAAAAGCGCGAGGCGGAAGGTAAGGCTCCAGCCAATAGTATATGGTTGTGGGGGCACGGCTACCGCCCGCAGTTGGCACATTTTAAAGATCGCTTTGGTAAAAGTGGTGCCATGATTACGGCTGTGGATCTTATGCGCGGTATCGCCAACTGTATCGATTTTGAAAATATTGTGGTGCCTGGTGCAACGGGTTGGATCGATACCGACTATGTGGGAAAAGCCAACGCCTGTATGGATGCCCTAAAGCGGCATGATCTGGTCTTTGTGCATGTCGAGTCTCCGGATGAGTCTGGCCATGCGGGCCGTATGGATTATAAAATCCAGGCGATTGAAGACTTTGACGCCAAAATTGTTGGGCCTGTACTGACCTATCTTGAAGCTCAAGGGGCCTACCGGGCCGTGGCTTTGCCAGATCATCCCACACCTGTGGATACCAAGACCCATAATATGAACCCTGTTCCCTTTGCGATGTGTGGGACGGGCATTAAGCCGGATGAGAATAGGGCCTATGATGAGAACCTGCTGGAAAAAGGTAGTGTCTCTTATGATCCGGGTATTGATATGATGGCTGATATGCTCCGTTCGTAA
- a CDS encoding malate dehydrogenase, with product MADPIRVAVTGAAGQIAYSLLFRIASGQVFGADRQVELSLLEIPQAMGALEGVIMELHDCAFPTLGKVEAFDDPAKAFDGVNWCLMVGSRPRGPGMERGDLIKINGPIFVSQGQGLNKAADDVRAVVVGNPCNTNCMIAAHNSDVPSDRFSAMMRLDQNRAMHLLAEKAGVEVKEVSNMVIWGNHSNNQVPDFEYAQIGGKPVPEVITDKAWLENEFMPIVQNRGAAIIKARGASSAASAANAAIDHVKALINPTPAGESFCNAVMANGAYGVDDGLIAGLPLTSKGDGNWDVVENVPMSPFIKAKFDNVLDELRREREMVKDLLPG from the coding sequence ATGGCAGATCCCATTCGCGTAGCGGTCACTGGTGCCGCTGGTCAAATCGCCTACTCACTGTTGTTCCGTATCGCTTCGGGTCAGGTCTTTGGCGCAGATCGTCAAGTTGAATTAAGCTTGCTAGAAATTCCTCAAGCCATGGGTGCCCTGGAAGGGGTGATCATGGAGCTGCACGATTGTGCATTCCCAACCTTGGGTAAAGTTGAGGCTTTTGACGACCCTGCCAAAGCGTTTGATGGTGTGAACTGGTGCTTGATGGTCGGTTCCCGTCCTCGTGGCCCTGGTATGGAACGTGGCGACCTGATCAAAATTAATGGTCCTATCTTTGTGAGCCAAGGCCAAGGTCTGAACAAGGCTGCGGACGATGTGCGGGCTGTGGTGGTGGGTAACCCCTGCAACACCAACTGTATGATCGCTGCGCATAACAGTGATGTTCCCAGTGATCGTTTTTCCGCCATGATGCGCCTTGATCAAAACCGCGCCATGCACTTGCTGGCTGAAAAGGCGGGTGTTGAAGTTAAAGAGGTTAGCAATATGGTTATTTGGGGTAACCACTCCAATAATCAGGTGCCTGACTTTGAATATGCACAAATTGGTGGTAAGCCTGTGCCAGAGGTTATTACAGACAAAGCATGGCTTGAGAATGAGTTTATGCCCATTGTTCAAAACCGTGGTGCGGCCATCATTAAAGCACGTGGTGCTTCCAGCGCGGCCTCAGCAGCCAATGCTGCGATTGATCATGTCAAAGCCTTGATCAACCCCACCCCTGCGGGCGAGAGCTTCTGTAATGCAGTTATGGCCAATGGTGCCTATGGTGTGGACGACGGCTTGATCGCTGGTTTGCCTTTGACCTCTAAAGGTGACGGTAATTGGGATGTGGTTGAGAATGTACCCATGAGCCCCTTCATCAAAGCTAAATTTGACAATGTTCTTGATGAACTGCGTCGTGAGCGTGAGATGGTTAAGGATCTGCTTCCTGGCTAA
- a CDS encoding transposase produces the protein MLRKNDPSEGLQWNLFTPRIEEEIDPHHPLVILADEIPWPSIEKQFQHGYARRGRPGKSIRMMVGFHFLQRLFDLSEERLVSQWCQEPSWQYLCGMAFFDTTPPLERSALPHWRKRFGQETLEMAIMRIIQAGEACSILHYQDQKLSLLDDEGSAVP, from the coding sequence ATGCTCAGAAAAAATGATCCGAGTGAGGGTCTACAATGGAATCTCTTCACACCACGTATTGAAGAAGAGATTGATCCCCATCACCCCCTGGTGATTCTGGCCGATGAGATCCCCTGGCCAAGTATTGAAAAACAATTTCAGCACGGCTATGCCAGACGTGGACGCCCCGGTAAAAGTATTCGCATGATGGTGGGCTTTCATTTTTTACAGCGGCTGTTTGATCTATCTGAAGAGCGCTTGGTTAGCCAGTGGTGCCAAGAACCCAGCTGGCAATATCTATGCGGCATGGCTTTTTTTGATACCACCCCCCCACTAGAACGCAGCGCCCTCCCCCACTGGCGTAAACGCTTTGGCCAAGAAACCTTGGAAATGGCGATTATGCGTATCATCCAGGCTGGTGAAGCTTGCAGCATCCTGCACTATCAAGATCAGAAGCTCTCTTTGCTTGATGATGAGGGATCAGCTGTGCCTTAA
- a CDS encoding FecR domain-containing protein, whose amino-acid sequence MGIHRVTRPLLGFFLLLFLTVQIAEAAPVHVGRMARTVKTVQVFEDGQTKKIRFGAKLYANQTVRTGPGAKAVIRFRDGSSLTLGPDGELELQKYAFNPVESHVSKQVKVKRGAFRYLSGFKVKNQDVKLHTPVASMGVRGSVLEGVVAEDTPDFAFLSDGAGYIRNAKGNQTLAGGQASAGLQGKGPMPPTQMPVEVTANMVQEIQAQLGTGVDDLKENFTQAMLEEDARASRLPLYRQLGLSVPNKKQPDVPLAPAAPADRRSNLMQQLKSLAQSGGHAWDQVLAKKFIFSLISSAHAQGVGQAMTMLRQAASLGLMSPRPVGAPLSAAQQAFVTQVQQANPQAAQVLAQSVATQKQSQQSNQSQSTNNVVRSTTATSNNQSEVSKMVGNAVQAAGATDLTIAKALAQVIVQSALSVEGKTNNAATATDLASVASKAFPAVAGDVASAAVTALPAAQQDAASSQVAAAAAVAAPESAAAVAGEVARVSGAGSAAQVAASVAQAAGPAQAAAVAAEVTRVSGAGSAAEVAASVAKVSNTRAAEIAAAVVNQAKDQGAGVAAAVTQAAGPQAAATVASSVSNVVGGDAVPGIAASVAAVAPNQSGAIVGAVAQQAAAENNLASLVGAVTQTSQTNAVDIAVRAARAAGPNNTQSIGAIIAGSGSISEQNRAVVIRALGTSTGRSLEALRNAAATARTLVGARLRTALIRSRLAVNSSRTVVTRTSRISTLVATRAVRDLAGAQRSLAKTLAVVDQKGVPITQEKTIEKVIEKIEFIEEEKKVITIEKNASGS is encoded by the coding sequence ATGGGTATACACCGCGTAACTCGGCCATTATTAGGCTTTTTCCTGTTGCTTTTTTTAACGGTACAGATCGCCGAAGCTGCGCCTGTTCATGTGGGGCGTATGGCCCGCACAGTTAAAACAGTGCAGGTTTTTGAAGATGGCCAAACCAAAAAAATTCGGTTTGGTGCCAAGTTATATGCCAACCAAACTGTCCGAACCGGTCCTGGAGCTAAAGCGGTTATTCGTTTTAGAGATGGTTCTTCATTGACCCTTGGGCCTGATGGTGAGTTGGAGCTTCAAAAATATGCTTTTAACCCTGTTGAAAGTCATGTTTCTAAACAGGTGAAAGTTAAACGAGGTGCCTTTCGCTACCTTTCTGGGTTTAAGGTGAAAAACCAAGATGTGAAACTCCATACACCTGTGGCATCCATGGGGGTCCGGGGTTCTGTTTTGGAAGGTGTGGTGGCGGAAGATACGCCAGATTTTGCCTTTTTGTCTGATGGCGCAGGGTATATTAGAAATGCTAAGGGCAACCAAACCCTAGCTGGTGGGCAGGCCAGTGCTGGCCTGCAAGGTAAAGGTCCCATGCCCCCCACCCAAATGCCTGTTGAGGTTACAGCCAACATGGTTCAAGAGATCCAGGCCCAGTTAGGGACGGGTGTGGATGATCTTAAAGAAAACTTTACCCAGGCGATGTTAGAAGAGGATGCACGGGCCAGCCGTTTGCCGCTGTATCGTCAGCTCGGTTTATCTGTTCCCAATAAAAAACAGCCAGATGTACCCTTGGCACCGGCGGCTCCTGCGGACCGTCGATCTAACCTGATGCAGCAATTGAAAAGCCTGGCCCAGTCAGGTGGTCATGCTTGGGATCAAGTTTTGGCGAAGAAATTTATCTTCTCTTTGATCTCTTCAGCCCATGCCCAGGGTGTGGGGCAAGCGATGACTATGTTGCGTCAAGCCGCTTCTCTGGGGTTGATGTCACCTCGCCCTGTGGGGGCCCCGCTTAGTGCGGCGCAGCAAGCGTTTGTTACCCAAGTGCAACAGGCAAACCCTCAAGCTGCTCAAGTCCTTGCGCAGAGTGTCGCGACCCAAAAGCAGTCACAGCAAAGCAACCAGTCTCAATCCACCAATAATGTTGTGCGGTCTACAACGGCGACCTCTAACAACCAGAGTGAAGTCAGTAAGATGGTGGGCAATGCCGTGCAGGCAGCAGGGGCCACTGACCTGACCATTGCCAAGGCCTTAGCTCAGGTGATTGTACAAAGTGCGCTCTCTGTTGAAGGTAAAACCAATAATGCGGCCACAGCGACAGATTTGGCGTCCGTGGCGTCTAAAGCCTTTCCCGCTGTGGCTGGAGATGTCGCCTCTGCGGCTGTAACCGCGTTGCCTGCGGCACAACAGGATGCGGCTTCATCCCAGGTGGCCGCCGCAGCTGCCGTAGCTGCACCAGAATCCGCAGCGGCTGTTGCCGGTGAGGTGGCTCGTGTCTCTGGCGCTGGTAGTGCTGCGCAAGTTGCAGCCTCGGTTGCCCAGGCTGCTGGCCCAGCCCAAGCCGCAGCCGTTGCCGCAGAAGTTACGCGGGTCTCTGGCGCAGGTTCTGCGGCAGAAGTTGCGGCCTCTGTGGCTAAAGTTTCAAATACGCGTGCAGCAGAAATTGCAGCGGCTGTGGTTAACCAGGCCAAAGATCAGGGCGCGGGGGTGGCGGCCGCTGTCACACAGGCTGCAGGTCCACAAGCTGCAGCGACGGTAGCCTCCTCAGTTTCTAACGTGGTTGGGGGCGATGCTGTGCCAGGTATTGCCGCCTCAGTCGCCGCGGTTGCGCCGAACCAATCTGGTGCGATTGTCGGTGCTGTCGCTCAACAGGCGGCCGCTGAGAATAATTTGGCCAGTTTGGTTGGTGCTGTCACCCAGACCTCTCAAACCAATGCGGTGGATATTGCGGTGAGGGCGGCTCGTGCAGCAGGTCCAAATAATACCCAGTCAATAGGGGCTATTATCGCCGGATCTGGGAGTATTTCAGAACAAAATCGTGCCGTTGTCATTAGAGCTCTGGGGACTTCCACAGGTCGATCTCTTGAAGCCTTGAGAAATGCCGCTGCTACTGCGCGTACACTGGTAGGCGCTCGGCTCCGTACTGCGTTGATCCGATCCCGTTTAGCTGTGAATTCCTCGCGGACTGTTGTGACTCGGACATCCAGAATCTCTACTCTTGTGGCGACGCGTGCAGTTCGGGATCTTGCCGGGGCGCAAAGATCCCTTGCTAAAACGCTTGCAGTCGTCGATCAGAAGGGTGTGCCAATCACGCAGGAGAAAACAATAGAGAAGGTGATAGAAAAAATTGAATTTATTGAAGAGGAAAAAAAAGTTATCACCATTGAGAAAAATGCTAGCGGTAGTTAA
- a CDS encoding polysaccharide biosynthesis/export family protein, translating to MKKKLLLILCATVWMLASHTLQASELRTSYRLGPGDKIQISVNGEDDLSIKTQVAPDGKISWNFIGDVQVAGLSIQALEKRLYNILIDGFLKRPIVSVTILNYRTLFVNGEVGSSGGYPYRPGLTVRKVVTLAGGFTDRADESRMTVIRGSDKTHTEQPIGLDDPVFPDDIITVPEGFW from the coding sequence ATGAAAAAGAAGCTTCTACTGATTCTCTGTGCAACGGTATGGATGCTTGCCTCGCACACCTTGCAAGCTTCAGAGCTTCGTACAAGTTACCGTTTGGGCCCAGGGGATAAAATTCAGATCAGTGTCAATGGTGAAGATGATCTGAGTATTAAGACTCAAGTTGCGCCTGATGGTAAAATCTCCTGGAATTTTATTGGCGATGTCCAGGTGGCAGGTTTAAGCATACAGGCGTTGGAAAAGCGTCTTTATAATATTTTGATTGATGGCTTTCTTAAAAGGCCGATCGTCTCTGTAACCATCCTGAATTACCGTACACTGTTTGTGAATGGAGAAGTGGGTTCTTCAGGGGGATACCCCTACCGTCCTGGCTTAACGGTGCGTAAAGTTGTGACCCTGGCAGGGGGGTTTACAGACCGGGCGGATGAAAGCCGTATGACGGTGATCCGTGGTTCAGATAAGACGCATACGGAGCAACCTATTGGTTTGGATGATCCTGTTTTCCCAGATGATATTATCACCGTTCCAGAAGGTTTTTGGTGA
- a CDS encoding outer membrane beta-barrel protein: protein MQSALRHSTGQRYTAGVTLFLFLLVWSILGDLRAERGARGIPVGIFRVTPKLTAAYSFEDNLLKTKDDKVSDSVVTLTPVVVVKTHWRKLAVTLTATSNIARHLKREMENYADKNVAVELEMKPTKRLKLNVQGFIASNHSSRGAPDTGGQSTSEPPSTYTTFGGKAIAAYTLNKYRGQVTLSHDVDTQKDVGRYWQGIEFKLMHALGNKTNVSVNVGMNRHVYDDAALLRDGSEYKYGVGLALSPKAQISGNIQVGQTFKTLDDNGALDASAMTLSSSLTWKPAKRTNVTLNTSRGFNEGGTTGDYFINTDASLSVRHSLRSFLSVNGSLGLSRSEHSIDQEDDTWTLSSGFAYQFPKWVSLNGSYTFTDKQSSAESSSYNSNQFMFSLAGGL, encoded by the coding sequence ATGCAATCCGCGCTTAGACATAGCACCGGACAGCGCTACACAGCAGGGGTCACGTTATTCTTGTTCCTGCTTGTGTGGAGTATTCTGGGTGATCTGCGTGCAGAACGTGGAGCGCGAGGCATTCCTGTTGGTATCTTCAGGGTTACCCCTAAGTTGACAGCTGCTTACAGCTTTGAGGACAATCTTCTAAAAACAAAAGATGATAAGGTTAGTGACTCTGTCGTTACATTGACGCCTGTCGTTGTGGTTAAAACCCACTGGCGAAAGCTGGCTGTAACATTGACTGCTACGTCAAACATTGCCCGCCATCTCAAGCGGGAAATGGAAAACTATGCAGACAAAAATGTGGCGGTAGAGCTGGAAATGAAGCCTACGAAGCGCCTGAAGTTGAACGTGCAAGGTTTTATTGCATCCAATCACTCATCACGTGGTGCGCCTGATACGGGTGGTCAATCGACCTCCGAACCTCCCTCCACCTATACAACGTTTGGGGGCAAGGCCATTGCAGCCTATACCTTGAACAAGTACCGTGGTCAGGTCACCTTGTCTCATGATGTAGATACTCAGAAAGATGTCGGCCGTTATTGGCAGGGGATTGAGTTTAAGCTGATGCATGCTCTGGGTAATAAGACGAATGTATCAGTGAATGTCGGCATGAACCGTCATGTTTATGATGATGCAGCACTGCTGCGTGATGGTTCAGAGTATAAGTATGGTGTGGGTTTGGCTCTGAGCCCCAAAGCACAAATTTCTGGTAATATCCAGGTTGGTCAAACCTTTAAGACACTGGACGATAATGGTGCTTTAGATGCTTCAGCCATGACGCTTAGCAGTTCATTAACCTGGAAACCTGCCAAGCGCACTAATGTTACGTTGAATACCTCTCGTGGCTTTAATGAAGGTGGGACCACTGGTGACTACTTTATTAACACCGATGCCTCACTTTCTGTGCGACATTCTCTCCGAAGTTTCCTCTCAGTTAATGGGAGCCTGGGCTTGTCTCGTTCAGAGCATAGTATCGATCAAGAAGATGATACGTGGACTTTGTCGAGTGGCTTTGCCTATCAGTTCCCGAAATGGGTGAGCTTGAATGGGAGCTACACTTTTACGGATAAGCAGTCTAGTGCAGAGAGTAGTTCCTATAACAGTAATCAGTTCATGTTCTCCCTCGCTGGTGGTCTATAA